CTAGCTTCATTGGATATTgatagtcttctcctgacatatgttgatgacatcttgatttgtagcccaactaaagaacagtgccaggcagactccctaaaagtattgagactcttagcagaaaacggacacaaggtgagcaaggaaaagttacagttctgcaaacaggaagtagagtatctaggaagagttttgcatggcactagtcgtaagctgtcgcctacgcatctagaggcggtccgtaaagccccgaaaccgcaaacggttgggcagatgttgtctttcttgGGTATGGTGGGTTATAGCAGACAGTGGATAGTAGATTTTGCATTGAAGGTAGCTCCACTACGTGcgttgataaaagcagctgatcaaaAGAAAGCTGCATTGGTTTGGACGACGGAGGCCATTGCAGCTTTCGAAATGCTGAAGGAGGATCTTTGTACAGCACCAGCGCTAGCGAGTCCTGATTACGGTAAGCCATTCTTCCTGTATGTATCAGAGAAACGAGGCTTCGCTAATGCCGTGTTAACTCAGCAACAGGGACCAGGCAAGCAGCCTGTTGCTTACTTTAGCTGCAGGCTagacaacattgagagtggTATGCCGCCATGTTATCgtggattagcagcagcagcctttgcgtatcaaaaggcgtcaaccattacaatgggccatcctactatattgtacactacacatgcgTTACATGCCCTGCTTACCAGTCCGACATTTGTGATAACTCATGCGCGGAAGACGGGTTACGACGTAATTCTCTCTTCACCAGAATTGACTATTCAAAGATGCCAGACAGTTAATCCAGCTGATAGAATGATGACCCCATTGGATGGTGAACCGCACGATTGTCAGCAAGTTTCAGCCACATACTCTAAAGCGCGTCAAGACCTTGAAaatcaacctttgccacattcggatgtaaccttttttgttgacGGCTCGTGCTTTAGAGGCCTAGACGGGAACTTGGCGGGTTACGCCATAGTAGCGCCCAGTAATGATTTGACTAGCTTTGTTACTGTTCAGTCTATGGCTGTTTCTCAACCATGTTCCGCACAATTGGCTGAGTTAAAAGCGCTTGCCGCAGCTTGTAAGCTAGCTGCAGGGAAATCTTGTACTATTTTCACGGATTCTCAGtatgcttatggtgtgtgtcattacttcggccctacatgggcccagagagggttattgagagcagatggctctcctgtgacgcatggaatggccataactgatttgttacatgctattactctgccagcTAAACTAGCCATCGTCAAATGTTTAGCGCATAAAACAGATGGCTCTTTTGTTACCAGTGGAAACACTACAGCAGATGAGgcagcaaaatcagcagctttaGGACATACCAACATTATGCTTGTGACCGACTCTGAAGGCGATGACTACCCAGAAACGGACTTAACCTCCTTAGCCGCAGCGCAAAACTCGGCCTCAGTGTATGAGAtatctaagtggataaaaaggggGGCGGTTAAGAATGCACGGACAAGCGTATGGCGGGGTCCTCAGGGACATTTTGTGgctcctctctcagttctcacatcgttgattaatgatgcgcatggcttgagccattgcgcaaggggggaagtgatcaaacggattcaaagagcatggtggtctccgtatttagctcagatggttgatcacaggttagcacattgtgaaatatgcgcagaatacaacaacaggaaaagttttactgccccaataggtcacataccagagccagacggaccattcaggcatctgatcattgacttcatggatatggctgaggtgaaggagaagaaaaggtatgttttggtggtggaggataggtttagtagatgggtggaggcgcacccaacagctaaagcagatgcagattcagtggctaaatttttgtgtcgtgaggtgattccaaggtttggtattcctgataagatcagctcagacagcggtactcactttgtgaacaatgtgattcgaagagtgttccagtatttaagaatacgacacagattgggctgtgtctatcacccacagtcgcagggaatggtggaaagggccaatggaacattaaaagcgaagctggcaaaaatttgtgaagctggaaaaatgaattgggtgcaagctttgccattagcactgatgagcatgagaatgcaaactaaccgaatgacgcatctaaccccgcatgaaatgcttacaggacgacctatgcctgtgccttatctacgagggccctataagggcccttcgctggagcagcttgaaagtgagCTTGGCAATTATGTGAAGCACTTGACTGAAATACACcgagctatattccaacaggtgaaaggtgctacggagggaaggacgagcgaaattgacgaggagctgaggactgtgaaaccaggagactgggtgtatgtcaaggtcttcaagagaagatggaatgagcccagacgagttgtaccactaaaagttgtcttagctactccaacagccgtaaaggtcgaaggtaagactgcttggtttcatctaaatcactgttgcagagcaCCAGATCCAGGGGCTGGAGCGAGACGTGAAAGAGCGCAGGAGCAGGATCCACTGATAAGGGAATTCGAGACGCGAAGGCGTGATCCAGCTGTTCCCGCCTCACAACCCCCTTCGGTACAAGCGCCCCACCCGCAGAGCCAGGAGTATCAACCGTGGGAGAGTccagcagaacaagaagaagaagacccaagggaagggccttcacaacacaatgtgggagatacaggacctgcctatagaactagagcccgtgcactgcgagaacactgaaagagaagggagagagaggaacgatgagcaagaaataaatgaagaggaggGAAACGGTGATCGAATCAACAGAACGGACTGGGGCTTATTGGTACTTGTaataatagcactgctgtgtataggactatggacatacacacttatgcgagtctttggtgatgatgaacaaatgaatgatgaaactaggggaatatattatattgagcaatcaccaacaacactgcccagagTACGCAGAGACACTGCACAGTCAATGAGCCTTATGAGTAGATTAGATCAGGAGTTgtggacaaacaacttgttttacCAATGGCTAAGTTACACAGCACACGAAGCAGGAAACACCTCGTGCATAGTGTGCCATGACAGGACATCGCGAGCTCCCAGGGTTTTTCCAACGAGAGGACCAGAAGGTTGtaacagcaccaagcacaacctacgccacctatgcccattcgtttgtcttatgcattctatctcatgtgcttacggcccaaccaggttgaagaagttgaatagcacctgtgagtatgaggagatcgggactgagggacatccgcccatcagagtgagtgagcgtcagggacagagatacccattctgtgtatgttcAAACGGATCACAGGTGTTCGTcggcaacatttctaaagactgtGACATGACGGCAGATACAAAAGGATTGAAGATTAACGTGTGGAGACAGTGGAAAAAGGACTATATTGATCTGAACCAGCCTGACCTATCTAATGGGACTAGGCCGCTGGCTGATGTATTCTGGTATTGTGGATATAGTGTTGCTAGGCAGACCCTGCCACCCGGATGGGGAGGATGCTGTgcaacagtggtgctgacaggaaaactaactGTGCTGCAAGAAAAGAAGATTAATGCATCAGGTCGACGAATTAAGCTCGACCTGGGACGATTTGACAGGAGCAGTGGGGTTTATGTGGATTGGAGAGGGGTTCCGGTGGGAGTCCCTGATGAACATGCTGCCATTGGtcgaccaggagcaggagcactgacctttttcttgccatgggcacagattggtaaaaacgtgagatggattaactacatttggtacaatcaacaaaggttcatgaactacacaatacaagcatTGGATTTGATTCAAGAACAACTACATGCAACATCTACCATGGCCTTACAGAACAGGCTTATCCTGGACACCATGAGAGCCCCGGAAGAAGGAGTGTGTACCATTTTTGGAGACcaatgttgtacttacattccaatGCACACTGGTCCAGAGGGTTACCTGAGTAAAATATTGAGGCAGATGAAAGATCTTAGAGATGAGCACATAGAAAACACATATAAACCAAcaaatgattggctggcatggttgttctcctcaaattggagagccgtcatacttaggataggaacagttgtgggtgtggttttggtgatacttgcagttctgttgtgttgtgtagttccactactgcgttccatgattacacagatgacgcacacaatgtttggccaatatgttcagatgacacatgaGATTGAGTCTCCGTCtaaacccagcaatggcagtgatgaattggacttaataaagatgattgcatAATGGAGGGGAATTGGAGGCATATATGGAGGTATTTATGGGGTAGGTTGTTGAAAAACGATTTGGGGGAGTGGGAGCCAAATGTAGGATTACTAGAGTACCCTTTTATAGACAGACGTACATCGGTGAGGGAGATTTACGCAGACAGGATATACATcacagagatacaaacattcGCATACACTCCGAGGCAGACAGCGCAGTTACCTATtgtgggagaacatgcacattatagTGTAGAACGGTTACTTAATCTAGCgtacaggaggaagagaaggttcGGAATATGGATAGGCGTTCCTCTTGGAAAGAGAAtagaggtcattacagtcaagttaggagaagatgtattgtggaccaatgttcctagatgaatgatggagctgctgagatccTTGCCGTTCCAATCATCGGGCGGGGGCTAAGTGATGTGCTAGTAACCTCTCCTTAGCCCCCCAATGGCCCCTCTACGTGGCAcaaagtcacatgggcagaagaacaacaggGGACATCATGAAAGGATGTGGGATGTGTTATGTTGGCGTGTcatattatattgtgttttaagtCACTAATGTTTATGCATGCAACACTATTATCATTTACGTGTGTTTTGAAATACTACTGATGAAAAAGCGTAATCAGCTTCTTATATGCATCTATCCGTATGCCGAGTGTCAAATGTGCCGGGATCACTGGAGAAGTCTTATAATGactactgaatgattgaatgttactCATTTATGCATCTTAATGACAACTGCTGATTTATGGTTAAAGGGAATAATGATTCAGGCTTATTGGTCGTGTGGGAATGAGTGGTAgacattactgaatgtgttataaacatagagttagttgatacttaatgtttgcacacttgaagctctctgcaggtacAGTGGCTGGGTAGGTAAGGTGATGAGATCTCGAGAGTGACTGAGAACAGAGTGACTGAGGTTCCAATCTGGCTCATGGTACAGATCCCAATAATGCCCTACTGAAGAATCAAGAGAAGACAGACCAGCAACACAAAAGCCGCACCAGAGTCAGAGGTGTTGGGCAACGGGAAAGCTGCTACCCAAAAAAAACAGGGGGCAGCcggtgaccagagaagaaggccagttagccaaagacgggtaaggtctcactgggtgggacaacctaaggcaggcacggtcgtgctgctggtcaccgGGCGTGAAACGGAAACAACGGAGATTGCGTGTAACCAGGGGAATACCTGGTGAGTAGGGTTGGGATCCAGGTAGGTATGAAATTGACTGGCAAATGTGAGAGAACGGGTGAGGTGGGCGATAGCAAGACTGAGAAGAACTACATGCAGTGGTACCTGCACAGAGCTTGGAGTACTTATTACATTCCTTAACGAGTATATAATTCAAATGCAATTGTTTACTAGCACCATGATAgtagtgaaacactgaaaacgaaTCATACGAGTATATAATCCTTGTGCTGATTTATGTACGTGTATAAGGCATGTATGCATAGCGTCTGAacaagttgagtgtgttgtgacttgagtcacaaaaggggggaatgtgggagataattttgtaaatgaggatatatgtatgcggtgtgtgattgatgtagtgtgaaataatcgggggacagcaggagtgagttctcaggtaaggtttattcgttaggtcgtttgagcttaagaacaatataaggtttaacacggcatgttggcctgtcacgggccttgcacacaggctgcaagggctttgaagaacaaatagttgtatgaatgatgtcagtctggcaggccttctctgcggtaccaggctttccaaacttggaccaatcaatggcagagatgcaccctagattattatggtcaatcttcgctccgctGGTACCtagagcggcagtgatctcatcatgaagtaaacgcagcgcgtgctggatggcaatggtggtaccaggcgaaatatctagagtacatatgtagaagacagtggataaatcagaaaagccgtgaagtgtagagtgtaataaaagaaagggtgttggcccctgaaggactgagaacttacccatgctgtctcctgaagaagaatgaggtgttggcaagagtgaggccgaagacaatcccactggtgggggcggaaacgcccaatttgttaatataatgatgtagggaagttttaattataatggtatttgaaaagttgtaaattcaaagataatggtgtaaaaaagagtctaaaaggtctaaaaaagaaagatgggtgggattgtctaggcaaagaaccagtgacgtgttgcattgggaagataagggaaatgtatataaaggctgtagttggagttccccgaagagaggttgttgggacattcatgcgtgagcatctcaattcttgtgtcagcgctgattacaaaataaaatctcttatctgcattcatctagtctgcttgattggcttatttagttataaatacaaaacaagtCACTCAAACCTAAAATCCAATCACTAAAAAATCGCCTGATGCAGTAATAGTAAAATCATTGCtatgatgtgattttttcccccatggtaaaccattcctgagttgagctagcacttatgatggggcggcgggaggaaatgtacagtacatcatcttttttggagaacaggacatgtttaggcttacatcctgcttcgtgttaaggtgtaaattaagtagccatctagaacaccataagtgcgCAAGATCCTATCTGGTTCTGTGCGGGGAAACTTGCTCGtcacgtgacagcctcatagACTTCGGCTCTGCAGTCAGTACCGTCTTCGGGTCtgattcgttcgttcgttcatcacgtgaccacttttggctcagtatctgacagtcaatattactaatgtaatgttgaatgatatttaggaatgatcataaaattatcaaaacttccgcggatttctgcaggacttgaagagctggacactgggtgagatcgcctgtgctgtgggtctgtcagtgtgtgtgtgtgtgtgtgtgtgtgtctatatagtgccctttgcacttacccatttgttttgggttttctgtttgttaatgtattagttatcacagtatgcattttgggctgctattttattttattttatttttaaatggacgggttttaagctgtagcttggctggaaatcttaggtccaatccggaaatcactggttactatggttaccgcgtcctgcggtcttcactggtgtcctcaaCCGtttaatagcaaagtaaaatagaaattaggctagagtatttcacacctcacaaggaatagtcaattttattacagtctgccttgaaaatgcatgtgtaaggatgtctgccaccaaatcgatttcttctcctctgtcagtcattgtgagttaaaataattttatttagtttgtgtggttctctgcctctgactactccagttgTCCAATCAacggacgggaaattgctgacgtaatcgtaagcctgctagatggcgccaatgacgccaactcgaaatctgattggttaatgtaacaattttaattgccacttataataagctacgggcgcctgcactattcattctgaaggccttaagacagatttctttcactctggcaacacatgatgtcagccactggctgaaatatgattagatAAACATTCTTATcattactggaagcagcgcaaccaagagcaaagctaggaaatgtagagaatagactactgggaataatttaatacacacgcatggaaaaatatattaaaatgcaaatcagtgattcagatcactgctgtttaggccagcagagaaggccttgctggcactgatggcccaccactggtttagatactttagaaactattttggattggaatattccagatgtagatgcagacaccactgattactttttaacattttatttctgtaccacttatctgatctattctcaggtcaaagggagcctgtgcctatctcaggcatcatcgggcatcaaggcaggatacaccctggacagagtgccaattcATCgcagggtgcacacacacactcatttacacactacagaactccaatcagcctagaagcatgtctttgggagGAAACTGTAGCACCcgcaggaaacccaccaagcaacatgcaaactctacacacacacacacacacacagtgagcaggagcaagacttgaacccaggacaCATGGAGATGGACGCGTGGAAGTGtgaggtgaacatgctaaccactaagctgcctgATTGTAAAcatataatgtgtaattaatttaaaacttgtttaatttttatattatggcTTAACAATTGTATAATTATCAttagaataattacatttgtttaattatattgttgCTATTATCTGTATATTACAAATAGTTCCTGCTTTGggtttgcttaaaatatatataggtcCTTTAACTACAGTTGAATGTAAATCCTGGATTTatctgtaagaatcaacaatctgtcagcaacattggtgacactgtcatgtgatgctgtgggtggagcttcataaaatgaacatattagagtacagaaagaataTTTCCGTTCAGCTAAGACCATTCATGGTATAAAAAAAGctaataaactaaggtgcacaaaatcacagaaaataatgaactgCTGAAGTGCGTCTGATGtaaagttttgttatttattttatacggtgtttattttaaatcctaaacTTTTACACATGCACCCACCAACTGGCCTGCACTTCACCTAGCATTATCCTGTCATCATGCATTATCAGTGTCATcagattttataaacactacagttgacTAGAACTGGATCATTCATTACtgcattggtttgtttttgtattcagtgtgagaacatttgaagaaaagactaagaatcatttcataaaagtatgttggtttaaaatattatgttgaGATTCATAATCAAGCATCTAagtaaatttatctaaaggcagttgtgtgtgtttaatcccctgataggacagaaagtatatcatgtgaatataaagcatttctcagtggccaatttagtttagttgttgagTTTTACAACCGTgttcaacatctgtttccttttagttttcccttattatttattttttctgctttgtattaagtaacgtaaagaaaataaaaaaaacaaagatacagTGACAAACCCAGCAGTATTTAAGAGAGAAATGGATGATACCCCaaactgtaaatacaatttaaatataaggtctaataaaaattaaaaatccaatATATGTGTGGCTGTATGACCTTTTTGCagggctttatttattagtgtgttaaggtttttctcttcagtgaacacaaggtggcgcagtcacttatcttattgtgggttaagaTCTAGAGCACCACACAGTGAACATATCATCGcagcagaattttacaatatacaatataccaacactatatcatggaaggcagcactgaatcttttgagtttgttgcagtgaacaacagcaagttcaccaccactgccttgaagaggcaaaaactaacacataatgtattacagtattacagagaaaaaatcctttataaataactgcttttttctactgttttacacagtgttcagtgtaggaaagataaaaaaaaaaacaactaagaattatttcttaattgtattttggtttcaaatattatcttgtgattaataatcaagtatttaagtaaatttaaggtaaTTTTGTGTCTTTACTTCCCTGTTAGGACAAGATGTAGGACAGGACtttcttaatggccaattcagtggagttgagttttatagctgctttcaaacatgaaaatgacaaattcagcagtatttaaagagaaatatatgggggttatgaagacatacttttgtatgaatatttcttctgtattctcaaataaaccttattcttttaatggttctaacaataagccaccttctgctgcacaaatgacacacagaggaaggtaaataaacaaaacagatttctgtacacaaaaccaataaataccactgctaaggacatttaatccagtaaaactgtcttagatagaatttcacAGAACAATTAGGCAATAGAACAATCTGTAAAATTACAAATGGAAAGTAGCACTATGCAAAAGACACTGTGATAACCGTGGGACCCAGTGATGGGTTTAGTTtacacaccaacaaaaccagtgtcacacagtgcagtcacaaacaccaactactaaagaaaggacttcattacatattataacaattcctGAATGTCCATCCATTAAaagattcttattttattaatgagagagagagagagagagagagagagagagagagagagagagacgcaaaAAGAAGTGATGTAACTaacaatgtcaaaatatcacaggaaaattgagtaaatggtacgagtgaatccatggcttaggaccacattgtttattaatacaaaaacatttctacagatttatataaacagtatacagtatagaacagttatcatgaatatgcatgaatacaagtaggtggagctagaggtggagatgtacatcaaatagtaacactgacattcatttctaaagctagaggtttgaactaaacactcaggaaaacaatgttgttcctcttcgtggtgtttttcactcttgctgatgttggtaagtcatatacactgcacacaaaatattattttttctaattaagaagacacaatattccatgtgaaatgtgtcatttatgattaaaatatcacaatattgttgtaatgtttttatagcagaggctgctgacaataacattaaaccagatcaaaccaatgtattttcaatggaaggcagcaacatctcactgtcctgcacatatactggatcagttaacagtctccactggtatcgacaaaaacctggatcaatacctgagtttctgctgctgattcatGAAGCCAGTGAAACTGTCACaaaggctcaaccacctcatccacgattgtctgtacaacttaaaaaagagcaagataaaacgaataagaaagtggatctgatcatctcctctgctgctgtatcagactctgcataatactactgtgctctgaggcccacagtgacaggaaatccagctgcactgtacaaaaactttcacacagttttgtttctCACTTATTTACAAATACCTTTTAAAGAGTATCAGAAACTTTGAATCATTCActacagtgtgaaatgaaaatgtcaaaataacaaaatacagaTAGCCTTCAAGACCCAACCTGTCAGGATCATAGTC
The DNA window shown above is from Hemibagrus wyckioides isolate EC202008001 unplaced genomic scaffold, SWU_Hwy_1.0 Contig4, whole genome shotgun sequence and carries:
- the LOC131350523 gene encoding uncharacterized protein LOC131350523, which translates into the protein MSPIYQLPLSDDKDIAPDKQSDTETEGLLATIPSVLWTQHSTDVGLIKSAGQVLIKLKPNVRYPYQKQYPLTPQAQAGIGPTLEGLLEAGVLIPTHSRCNTPIFPVRKPNSDKWRLVHDLRAINHIVEAEAPIVPDPHTLLSNIPGNTKWYTVIDLCSAFFSIPLHPDSQHLFAFTYNGQQYTYTRLPQGYCESPSIFNRIVARDLASLDIDSLLLTYVDDILICSPTKEQCQADSLKVLRLLAENGHKVSKEKLQFCKQEVEYLGRVLHGTSRKLSPTHLEAVRKADQKKAALVWTTEAIAAFEMLKEDLCTAPALASPDYGKPFFLYVSEKRGFANAVLTQQQGPGKQPVAYFSCRLDNIESAKLAIVKCLAHKTDGSFVTSGNTTADEAAKSAALGHTNIMLVTDSEGDDYPETDLTSLAAAQNSASVAPDPGAGARRERAQEQDPLIREFETRRRDPAVPASQPPSVFVGNISKDCDMTADTKGLKINVWRQWKKDYIDLNQPDLSNGTRPLADVFWYCGYSVARQTLPPGWGGCCATVVLTGKLTVLQEKKINASGRRIKLDLGRFDRSSGVYVDWRGVPMTHEIESPSKPSNGSDELDLIKMIA